AGTTTGTATGCCACGCACCTCAGAAGGCTGGTACTCAATACCGCGTTGTTGGGCATTAAAATAACGAATTGGGCGAATTTGCTTGTTAGCTAAGTGCAGCCAAAGCTCGGTAATAACCTCGCGCTGATGCGCTACTTGCGAGTTATTACGCCAAAGCGTTAGTGATTGTGTGCTTTGCTCATGGTTATGAGTATTCGTAATTTTATAGTCGGCTTTTAAATGTGCGCTATCAATATTACATTGCTGGGCTAAGGTGCTGGTACTGGCAAGTGTTGCCATTAAAAATAATGCGAGTTTCATTAAATTATCTCTTTTTAAACATCACTGTAATAGCCATACAATAACGACTTACAATGGCATTTTTATGACATAAAAAAACAACTCGCACAGCGTACGAGTTGTTTTTAAACATACAAGTTAGCGGCTTACTGCGTTACTTTTTCGTCGGCTGTTTTAACTAAATCAGCCGCAAAGTCCATTACATGGAATAAAAAGCTTTGCTCATTTGTGCCTGTTACTAAATGAGCGCCTGGGCCCATTGCGTATACGCCCACATCTTCACCTGCGTGAGTTTCTGAGCCCAGTGGTACTAGCGACTCTTGGTGAAAGCCCGGTGTAGTTGTATCAACGTTTGATAAATCTACACGCCCTGTTACCGGTGCAGATAAGTAAGCTGCATCGGCATTGGTTTCATCGCCTAAATCTCTGTAGCCTAAACCATTGGTGTAGCCAACAGTTGTGTATGGCATATCGTCGGCGGCAAGGCTTGGCTCGGTTTCGCCCACGGCAACTACTTTACCTAGTATTGGGTTACCACGTTTAGGGTAACCTGCAATGGTAAATACGTGGCTGTGATCGGCTGTTACAACTATTAGCGTTTCTTCTGGGTTGGTATTTTCCATTGCCACTTTTACTGCTTTAGCCAGCTCAACAGTATCGTTTAAGGCATTAAATGCGTTACCCGCATGGTGCGCGTGGTCAATACGCCCTGCTTCTACCGATAAGAAAAAACCATTGTCGTTGTTATCAAGCACGTTAATTGCTTTTTCGGTCATTTGCGAAAGCGAAGGCTCGCCCGCTAAATCGTTTGCGCGGTCGGCTTCGTATTGCATGTGAGACTCATTAAACAAGCCAAATACTTTAGTGGCATCGTCGCTGATTGCATCAAAACCAGTTTGATCCATAACGTATTTGCCACTTGGGTAAGTTGTTTGCCACTCGGTCACTAGGTTACGGCCATCAGTACGGTCGCCTTCTACCGCACTTACTGCATCGGCTGAGTTTGCTGCTGCATCTTTAGGTAAAAAGTGACGACGACCGCCGCCCATTACTACGTCTATGCCATCTACATCAATACCGGCAAAACGTGCT
The sequence above is drawn from the Pseudoalteromonas espejiana DSM 9414 genome and encodes:
- a CDS encoding alkaline phosphatase, whose translation is MNKLTVLSLAVMVALAGCSSDNDKDENNIIAVDNTIAVGSEQCINGGIETQSGVDTNANDVLDSSEVTSTNLVCNAPATSLTSEQLASLTSNAWFSGAQEQLVKAQQASANIVTESGKAKSVILFVGDGMGISTVTAARIFAGQLEGGLGEDYQLSFETMPFSGFVKTYNVDAQTPDSAGTMTAMVSGVKTDVGVIGVDEDIERGDCTTVTGNELVTSLELAEIAGKATGLISTARITHATPAATYAKSADRNWEDISDMPAGSKACEDIASQLVNFEANLEARFAGIDVDGIDVVMGGGRRHFLPKDAAANSADAVSAVEGDRTDGRNLVTEWQTTYPSGKYVMDQTGFDAISDDATKVFGLFNESHMQYEADRANDLAGEPSLSQMTEKAINVLDNNDNGFFLSVEAGRIDHAHHAGNAFNALNDTVELAKAVKVAMENTNPEETLIVVTADHSHVFTIAGYPKRGNPILGKVVAVGETEPSLAADDMPYTTVGYTNGLGYRDLGDETNADAAYLSAPVTGRVDLSNVDTTTPGFHQESLVPLGSETHAGEDVGVYAMGPGAHLVTGTNEQSFLFHVMDFAADLVKTADEKVTQ